The proteins below come from a single Crossiella sp. CA-258035 genomic window:
- a CDS encoding alpha/beta fold hydrolase, giving the protein MTKGTPVAIADTETTQWIRRFHPSAASSTRLVCLPHAGGSASFYYPVSQKLAPAVDVVAIQYPGRQDRLRDQGVPDIERLADHIADELARLTPKPTVLFGHSMGAAIGFELALRLERAGAGAVELVASGRRAPSTTRPERVHLLGDDAIIAEMATLNGTSGAVLADEEILRMSLPALRNDYRAIETYRAPADRRLRTPITVLTGDADPKTTMAEAEAWRGHTEGEFRVEVYPGGHFFLAEHQDAVRAQLTRALAAGRTAV; this is encoded by the coding sequence ATGACGAAGGGAACGCCCGTGGCGATAGCCGATACCGAGACGACCCAGTGGATCCGACGGTTCCACCCCTCGGCGGCAAGTAGTACCAGACTGGTGTGCTTACCGCACGCCGGGGGTTCGGCCAGCTTCTACTACCCGGTATCCCAGAAGCTCGCGCCCGCGGTCGACGTGGTCGCGATCCAGTATCCGGGCCGGCAGGACCGGCTGCGCGATCAAGGTGTCCCGGATATTGAGAGACTGGCTGACCACATTGCCGATGAGCTTGCCCGGTTGACGCCCAAACCGACGGTGTTGTTCGGGCACAGCATGGGCGCGGCGATCGGTTTCGAGCTCGCGCTCCGGCTGGAGCGCGCGGGCGCCGGTGCGGTGGAGCTGGTCGCCTCCGGGCGGCGGGCTCCCTCGACCACCCGGCCGGAACGGGTTCATCTGCTCGGCGATGACGCGATCATCGCCGAGATGGCCACTCTCAACGGGACCTCCGGCGCGGTGCTGGCCGATGAGGAGATCCTGCGGATGAGCCTGCCCGCGCTGCGCAACGACTACCGGGCCATCGAGACCTACCGGGCCCCGGCCGACCGCCGGCTGCGCACGCCGATCACCGTGCTCACCGGAGACGCCGACCCGAAGACCACCATGGCCGAGGCGGAGGCATGGCGCGGGCACACCGAGGGCGAGTTCCGGGTCGAGGTGTACCCCGGCGGCCACTTCTTCCTCGCCGAGCACCAGGACGCGGTGCGCGCCCAGCTGACCCGGGCGCTGGCCGCAGGCCGCACGGCGGTGTGA
- a CDS encoding LuxR family transcriptional regulator, which yields MSLVHLVVEDESASDTSAVSVLDELVDELEAGQSNIAGVSGPIGSGRSFLLRHAVSRARSLGLGVTLAPCPPSESEIPYAVVTRLLSELLPPERIADLAVSCERAPCASDLNALLCREFTALAAGRPLLVAVDDLHWADRWSRNWFAEMAGRAPETPILLLGSAHGPLERVVDAAAPIQLRLPPFSVRDIADLLTKATGHPVEEAVARATARAAMGRPAVAAAVAGHFAATGQPLTPPRLTEVYEVARRDWSERITRVVRTLPLDAVALLRAMAVGGRDFGFEMTAALAQPRSAGVLDALEILVDAGLVVGGGTPRLACPSVAVDAFSGRDAAERAALGMRAAELGRAVEMGALTVAELLGGVPVAGQQWVGEVFAEASECLLREGKRAAAVAALRRALREPMAEAARARLLIRLAGLEVVDLPEASDGRLRQVLIRHTGLDTWSPVVEAADLLLSRGDAETTRRLVSDVHREAAATRPRAQLTPLAALGWLAQDEAGPDLETPAAVLPAPPPVPRDGAEAAVLAWQLASRAEDRPRVLELARTALAEDSGAPLMCRFAAARALMCADEFGEAYAGYESVVRLARRRGARAAAAQALLAQAGLILRRSGEAEHALAGVEAAKLELPPESWHPALGSRLTAAEIMANIRLGRLDAARQLAYRQSAQPADHGVGWSFLLFARAELLLVGGEPDRALVLFEECGRVLLSRGWRNPVLLPWRFGASLAHQLLGATEEALALRAEEDAVLERWGVADALALPGEGALAAFRAIGLEIPDLPAQPDDRAPAADPLAALTPVEREVVLLVLGGKANGEVAAELGVTRRTVELRLTKVYRKLAVRGRDELLARLGAAVSRC from the coding sequence ATGAGCCTTGTCCACCTCGTCGTCGAGGACGAGTCAGCAAGTGATACTTCGGCGGTCAGCGTTCTGGATGAGTTGGTTGACGAACTGGAAGCAGGTCAATCGAACATTGCCGGTGTCAGTGGCCCGATAGGTTCGGGTCGCTCGTTCCTGTTGCGGCACGCGGTCAGCCGCGCGCGTTCACTGGGACTCGGTGTGACGTTAGCGCCGTGCCCACCCTCGGAGTCGGAGATTCCGTACGCGGTGGTGACCAGGCTGCTCTCCGAGCTGCTCCCGCCGGAGCGGATCGCCGACCTCGCGGTCAGCTGCGAGCGCGCCCCGTGCGCGAGCGACCTCAACGCGTTGCTGTGCCGGGAGTTCACCGCGCTGGCCGCGGGCAGGCCGCTGCTGGTGGCCGTGGACGACCTGCACTGGGCGGACCGCTGGTCCCGGAACTGGTTCGCCGAGATGGCCGGCCGGGCGCCGGAGACGCCGATCCTGTTGCTGGGCTCGGCGCACGGCCCGCTGGAGCGGGTGGTGGACGCCGCCGCGCCGATCCAGCTGCGGCTGCCGCCGTTCTCCGTGCGGGACATCGCCGACCTGCTGACCAAGGCCACCGGCCACCCGGTGGAGGAGGCGGTGGCGCGGGCGACCGCGCGGGCGGCCATGGGCAGGCCCGCGGTGGCGGCCGCGGTGGCCGGGCACTTCGCCGCCACCGGCCAGCCGCTGACCCCGCCCCGGCTGACCGAGGTCTACGAGGTCGCGCGGCGGGACTGGTCGGAGCGGATCACCAGGGTGGTGCGCACGCTGCCGCTGGACGCGGTGGCCCTGCTGCGCGCGATGGCCGTCGGTGGCCGGGACTTCGGCTTCGAGATGACCGCCGCGCTGGCCCAGCCGCGTTCGGCCGGGGTGCTGGACGCGCTGGAGATCCTGGTCGACGCCGGACTGGTGGTCGGCGGCGGCACACCCCGGCTGGCCTGCCCCTCGGTGGCGGTGGACGCCTTCTCCGGACGGGACGCCGCGGAGCGTGCCGCCTTGGGCATGCGCGCGGCCGAACTGGGTCGCGCGGTCGAAATGGGAGCGCTCACAGTGGCCGAGCTGCTCGGTGGCGTGCCGGTGGCCGGGCAGCAGTGGGTGGGCGAGGTCTTCGCCGAGGCGTCGGAATGCCTGCTCAGGGAGGGCAAGCGGGCCGCGGCGGTAGCGGCCCTGCGGCGCGCCCTGCGCGAGCCGATGGCCGAGGCCGCCCGCGCCCGGCTGCTCATCCGGCTGGCCGGCCTTGAGGTGGTGGACCTGCCGGAGGCCAGCGACGGCAGGCTCCGGCAGGTGCTCATCCGGCACACCGGCCTGGACACCTGGAGCCCGGTGGTCGAGGCGGCCGACCTGCTGCTGAGCCGGGGCGACGCGGAGACCACCCGCAGGCTGGTCTCCGACGTGCACCGCGAGGCGGCCGCCACCCGGCCGCGCGCCCAGCTCACCCCGCTGGCCGCGCTGGGCTGGCTGGCCCAGGACGAGGCGGGCCCCGACCTGGAGACCCCGGCCGCGGTGCTGCCCGCGCCACCGCCGGTCCCGCGGGACGGGGCCGAGGCCGCGGTGCTGGCCTGGCAGCTGGCCAGCCGGGCCGAGGACCGGCCCAGGGTGCTGGAGCTGGCCAGGACCGCGCTGGCCGAGGACAGCGGCGCGCCGCTGATGTGCCGCTTCGCCGCGGCCCGCGCGCTGATGTGCGCCGATGAGTTCGGCGAGGCCTACGCCGGGTACGAGTCGGTGGTGCGGCTGGCCCGCAGGCGCGGGGCCAGGGCGGCCGCCGCGCAGGCGCTGCTGGCCCAGGCCGGGCTCATCCTGCGGCGCAGCGGCGAGGCCGAGCACGCGCTGGCCGGGGTCGAGGCGGCCAAGCTGGAGCTGCCGCCGGAGTCCTGGCACCCGGCGCTGGGCTCCCGGCTGACCGCGGCCGAGATCATGGCCAACATCCGCCTCGGCAGGCTGGACGCGGCCCGGCAGCTGGCTTATCGGCAGTCCGCGCAGCCGGCCGACCACGGGGTCGGCTGGAGCTTCCTGCTCTTCGCCCGCGCCGAGCTGCTGCTGGTCGGCGGCGAGCCGGACCGGGCGCTGGTGCTCTTCGAGGAGTGCGGCCGGGTGCTGCTCAGCCGGGGCTGGCGCAACCCGGTGCTGCTCCCGTGGCGCTTCGGCGCCTCGCTGGCGCACCAGCTGCTGGGCGCCACCGAGGAGGCGCTGGCGCTGCGCGCCGAGGAGGACGCGGTGCTGGAGCGGTGGGGCGTGGCCGACGCGCTGGCCCTGCCGGGGGAGGGGGCGCTGGCCGCCTTCCGCGCGATCGGGCTGGAGATCCCGGACCTGCCCGCGCAGCCGGACGATCGGGCGCCCGCCGCCGATCCGCTGGCCGCGCTGACCCCGGTGGAGCGCGAGGTGGTGCTGCTGGTGCTGGGCGGCAAGGCCAACGGCGAGGTCGCCGCCGAGCTGGGCGTCACCCGGCGCACGGTGGAGCTGCGGCTGACCAAGGTCTACCGGAAGCTGGCCGTGCGCGGGCGGGACGAGCTGCTCGCGCGCCTGGGCGCCGCCGTGAGCAGGTGCTGA
- the asnB gene encoding asparagine synthase (glutamine-hydrolyzing), whose amino-acid sequence MCGITGWIAFDRDLTQERQALEAMTDTMCCRGPDDGGAWVRRHVAFGHRRLAIIDLAGGKQPMTVDTPDGEVALTYSGEVYNYVELRDELRARGHRFTTASDTEVVLRAYLEWGPEFAEKLNGMYAFGIWDARSDRLVLVRDRLGIKPLYYYPTGGGLLFGSESRAILAHPEAETVINLEGMREMFGACKTPGHGVWAGMREVRPGGLVLLDRGGLRERVYWKLTPREHTADLDTTISEVRDLLGDIVRRQLVSDVPRCVLLSGGLDSSSLTAVAARELAEQGERARSFTVDFTGLTDNFQPDSMRGTPDSPYAREVAAHVGAEHRDIVLSPDAMLDPETRAAVVQARGFPIGIADVDVSLYQLFKAIREHSTVALSGEGADEVFAGYPWFHIPAIRESGIFPWMMPLVEMLAEAEVDEIFNDRLSANLDLETYIQDQYRTAVAEIDRFDGDDDDEHATKVLKYLHITRFLPLLLDRKDRISMAVGLEVRVPFCDHRLVEQVYSVPWDMMTFDRREKSLLRAATGPLLPESVAQRVKSPYPATQDPRYAAELQRMAKELLAGKDHPVFEIMNRKWVEETMSVDPAAMPEVVRESLDRVLDAASWIEVYRPRLELG is encoded by the coding sequence ATGTGCGGAATCACCGGCTGGATCGCATTCGACCGTGACCTGACCCAGGAGCGGCAGGCCCTGGAGGCGATGACGGACACGATGTGCTGTCGTGGCCCCGACGACGGCGGCGCGTGGGTCCGCAGGCACGTCGCCTTCGGCCACCGCCGCCTGGCGATCATCGACCTGGCCGGTGGCAAGCAGCCGATGACCGTGGACACCCCCGACGGCGAGGTGGCGCTGACCTACAGCGGCGAGGTCTACAACTACGTCGAGCTGCGCGACGAACTGCGCGCCCGCGGCCACCGGTTCACCACCGCCAGCGACACCGAGGTGGTGCTGCGCGCCTACCTGGAGTGGGGCCCGGAGTTCGCCGAGAAGCTCAACGGCATGTACGCCTTCGGCATCTGGGACGCCCGGTCGGACCGGCTGGTGCTGGTGCGCGACCGGCTCGGCATCAAGCCGCTGTACTACTACCCGACCGGCGGCGGGCTGCTCTTCGGCTCGGAGTCCAGGGCCATCCTGGCGCACCCCGAGGCCGAGACGGTGATCAACCTCGAAGGCATGCGCGAGATGTTCGGCGCCTGCAAGACCCCCGGGCACGGCGTGTGGGCCGGGATGCGTGAGGTGCGACCCGGCGGACTGGTGCTGCTGGACCGCGGCGGGCTGCGCGAGCGGGTCTACTGGAAGCTGACCCCGCGCGAGCACACCGCCGACCTGGACACCACCATCAGCGAGGTGCGGGACCTGCTCGGCGACATCGTGCGCCGCCAGCTGGTCTCCGACGTGCCGCGCTGCGTGCTGCTCTCCGGCGGCCTGGACTCCAGCTCGCTGACCGCGGTGGCCGCGCGGGAACTGGCGGAGCAGGGCGAGCGGGCGCGCAGCTTCACCGTGGACTTCACCGGCCTGACCGACAACTTCCAGCCCGACTCCATGCGCGGCACCCCGGACTCGCCGTACGCCAGGGAGGTGGCCGCGCACGTCGGCGCCGAGCACCGGGACATCGTGCTGTCCCCGGATGCCATGCTGGACCCGGAAACCAGGGCCGCGGTGGTGCAGGCGCGCGGGTTCCCGATCGGCATCGCGGACGTGGACGTCTCGCTGTACCAACTGTTCAAGGCGATCCGGGAGCACTCCACGGTGGCGCTCTCCGGCGAGGGCGCGGACGAGGTGTTCGCCGGGTACCCGTGGTTCCACATCCCGGCCATCCGCGAGTCCGGCATCTTCCCGTGGATGATGCCGCTGGTGGAGATGCTGGCCGAGGCCGAGGTCGACGAGATCTTCAACGACCGGCTCTCCGCGAACCTGGACCTGGAGACCTACATCCAGGACCAGTACCGCACCGCGGTCGCCGAGATCGACCGCTTCGACGGCGACGACGATGACGAGCACGCCACCAAGGTGCTGAAGTACCTGCACATCACCCGGTTCCTGCCGCTGCTGCTGGACCGCAAGGACCGGATCAGCATGGCGGTCGGGCTGGAGGTGCGGGTGCCCTTCTGCGACCACCGCCTGGTGGAACAGGTCTACAGCGTGCCGTGGGACATGATGACCTTTGACCGCAGGGAGAAGAGCCTGCTGCGCGCGGCCACCGGGCCGCTGCTGCCGGAGAGCGTCGCGCAGCGGGTGAAGAGCCCGTACCCGGCCACCCAGGACCCGCGTTACGCCGCCGAGCTCCAGCGGATGGCCAAGGAACTGTTGGCGGGCAAGGACCACCCGGTCTTCGAGATCATGAACCGCAAGTGGGTCGAGGAGACGATGAGCGTGGATCCGGCCGCCATGCCCGAGGTGGTGCGGGAGAGCCTGGACCGGGTGCTGGACGCGGCCTCCTGGATCGAGGTGTACCGGCCGCGGCTGGAGCTGGGCTGA
- a CDS encoding DUF5988 family protein translates to MSTRIFLSGGPVEQSRIEQVWHVDRLDEKIKVAFGAGYEHFAYHGQNRRIGEENLPVYTWCGSTKIAE, encoded by the coding sequence ATGAGCACTCGAATCTTTTTGTCCGGCGGTCCGGTCGAGCAGTCCAGGATTGAGCAGGTCTGGCACGTGGACCGGCTCGACGAGAAAATCAAGGTGGCATTCGGGGCGGGGTACGAGCACTTCGCCTACCACGGCCAGAACCGTCGGATCGGCGAGGAGAACCTGCCGGTCTACACCTGGTGCGGGAGCACGAAGATCGCGGAATGA
- a CDS encoding GDP-mannose 4,6-dehydratase, which translates to MCRRALITGVTGQDGSYLAEYLLEQGYQVWGLIRGQSNPRKSRVSRLVKDLSFVDGDLLDQGSLISAVDMVQPDEVYNLGAISFVPLSWQQAELVTEVNGMGALRMLEAIRLVCGLDKSRTGGNDQIRFYQASSSEMFGKVAETPQSETTIFHPRSPYGVAKAYGHFITKNYRESFGMYGVSGILFNHESPRRGAEFVTRKISLAVAQIKLGLQKELRLGNLDAVRDWGFAGDYVRAMHLMLQQDEPTDYVIGTGRMHSVKDAVRIAFEAVDLDWRDYVVIDPELVRPAEVETLCADASRAQVELGWKPSVDFTELMNMMVESDLRSATRNNQIEELLPAAGW; encoded by the coding sequence GTGTGTAGGCGAGCGCTGATCACTGGAGTTACCGGACAGGACGGCTCCTACCTGGCCGAGTACCTGCTGGAGCAGGGATACCAGGTGTGGGGCCTGATCCGTGGGCAGTCCAACCCGCGCAAGTCGCGGGTGAGCAGGCTGGTCAAGGACCTGTCGTTCGTGGACGGGGACCTGCTCGACCAGGGCAGCCTGATCTCGGCGGTGGACATGGTCCAGCCGGACGAGGTCTACAACCTGGGCGCGATCTCCTTCGTGCCGCTGTCCTGGCAGCAGGCCGAGCTGGTCACCGAGGTCAACGGCATGGGCGCGCTGCGCATGCTGGAGGCGATCCGGCTGGTCTGCGGCCTGGACAAGTCCCGGACCGGCGGCAACGACCAGATCCGGTTCTACCAGGCCTCCTCCTCGGAGATGTTCGGCAAGGTGGCCGAGACCCCGCAGAGCGAGACCACCATCTTCCACCCCCGCAGCCCCTACGGCGTGGCCAAGGCCTACGGCCACTTCATCACCAAGAACTACCGCGAGTCCTTCGGCATGTACGGGGTCTCCGGCATCCTGTTCAACCACGAGTCGCCCCGCCGCGGCGCCGAGTTCGTCACCCGCAAGATCTCCCTCGCGGTGGCCCAGATCAAGCTCGGCCTGCAGAAGGAGCTGCGCCTTGGCAACCTGGACGCGGTGCGCGACTGGGGTTTCGCCGGGGACTACGTGCGGGCCATGCACCTGATGCTGCAGCAGGACGAGCCCACCGACTACGTCATCGGCACCGGCCGGATGCATTCGGTGAAGGACGCGGTCCGGATCGCCTTCGAGGCGGTGGACCTGGACTGGCGCGACTACGTGGTCATCGACCCCGAACTGGTGCGCCCCGCCGAGGTGGAGACCCTGTGCGCGGATGCCAGCCGGGCCCAGGTGGAACTCGGCTGGAAGCCCAGCGTGGACTTCACCGAACTGATGAACATGATGGTGGAGTCCGATCTCCGCTCGGCCACCAGGAACAACCAGATCGAGGAACTGCTGCCCGCCGCTGGCTGGTAG
- a CDS encoding LuxR family transcriptional regulator produces the protein MLRERGPELRMLRAAVQEVESGRGAVLHIGGPAGTGRTALARALAELAQAEGAMVLKASAAESERDLAVGVVRQLVNPLVSRGGEPGDTSHGMLSAILNGGLDQDSELGPGSLSCFVHGLHATLKRLSGDRTVVTVVDDLHWVDEASLRALAFLATRLRGARLLLAVTAPDAVCERAPLVQEILDSAEYRLESRAFTPATTATLAAQRFGADCDPAFAAVCHEVTGGVPKSLLALLDRAAGQRLWGQSPDVPRMRELAGSLRREQLRGLLRRDRVVSAFATAMVILGEQATDVLLARLSELTPAECRTAESVLRRMGGAVEEVVGRLVPTPALTKVVSEVIGSAESSRLHRAAADHLEECGAGPEEVAGQLVQVDGMHDRRGLDLLKAAAVSARRRGAPETAVRYFRRALLDSPPDDGRRAELLLELAATELDAWPAAAKQHLVQAARLLPDDRSRAEALSWMPLRVSGYDPQLAELLREVRGRLGPECALSGHERNVALRLEARWRQAGMTDGKLLATAGNRLRELGFDGSRACPAERELRVVLLEAVTLTGEVHCAEVARMARQIVAQVPASSVQISSFMQILPAVLLAADQGDAASSWLEAVLAHTRRPAPPAFQSLVQAQLAFTLLGRGEVARAKETAINAVDLVGGDTQEMIVTSALALGAVAMVTRDVELAKRALEITGSETDLRMYTLRRTMRGALAEGAGDHEGALAQVLDGGNRLERAGWRNQAVLPWLCLAAGLHHRLGQRSEAVALAEEHLRRAVAWGSPNGIGRASHVLGLLTPGPRGIEHLRQAAETFRQTGNRTELSWTLRRLGKRMRTTSPAEGERVLAHGMRLAEQLLESSGAEESVLTRTRQRPDPVLSPSTPASVSRLTRTEATVAELAVRGLGNHEIATRLEISRRAVEKHLTSSYRKLGIERRAQLADALRVAARPSGGPVG, from the coding sequence ATGCTGCGGGAACGCGGGCCGGAGCTGCGGATGCTGCGCGCGGCGGTGCAGGAGGTCGAGTCCGGCCGCGGCGCCGTGCTGCACATCGGCGGACCGGCGGGCACCGGCCGCACCGCGCTGGCGCGGGCGCTGGCCGAGCTGGCCCAGGCCGAGGGCGCGATGGTGCTCAAGGCCAGCGCGGCGGAGTCGGAACGGGACCTGGCCGTCGGCGTGGTGCGGCAGCTGGTGAACCCGCTGGTGTCGCGGGGCGGTGAGCCGGGGGACACCTCGCACGGCATGCTCTCGGCCATCCTCAACGGCGGGCTGGACCAGGACAGCGAGCTCGGGCCGGGTTCGCTGAGCTGTTTTGTGCACGGGCTGCACGCCACGCTGAAACGGCTCAGCGGCGACCGGACCGTGGTCACGGTGGTGGACGACCTGCACTGGGTGGACGAGGCATCGCTGCGCGCGCTGGCCTTCCTGGCCACCCGGCTGCGCGGGGCCAGGCTGCTGCTGGCGGTGACCGCGCCGGACGCGGTGTGCGAGCGGGCCCCCCTGGTGCAGGAGATCCTGGACTCGGCGGAGTACCGGCTGGAGTCGCGGGCCTTCACCCCGGCCACCACCGCCACCCTGGCCGCGCAGCGCTTCGGCGCGGACTGCGACCCGGCCTTCGCCGCGGTCTGCCACGAGGTCACCGGCGGGGTGCCGAAGTCCTTGCTGGCCCTGCTCGATCGCGCTGCGGGACAACGGTTGTGGGGTCAGTCGCCGGATGTGCCGCGGATGCGCGAGCTGGCCGGGTCGCTGCGCCGGGAGCAGCTGCGCGGCCTGCTGCGCCGGGACCGGGTGGTCTCGGCCTTCGCCACCGCGATGGTGATCCTGGGCGAGCAGGCCACCGATGTGCTGCTGGCCAGGCTCAGCGAGCTGACCCCCGCCGAGTGCCGCACCGCGGAGAGCGTGCTGCGCCGGATGGGCGGCGCGGTGGAGGAGGTGGTGGGCAGGCTGGTGCCCACCCCCGCGCTGACCAAGGTGGTCTCGGAGGTCATCGGCTCCGCGGAGAGCTCCCGGCTGCACCGCGCGGCCGCCGACCACCTGGAGGAGTGCGGGGCCGGCCCGGAGGAGGTGGCCGGGCAGCTGGTCCAGGTGGACGGCATGCACGACCGCAGGGGGCTGGACCTGCTCAAGGCGGCCGCGGTCTCCGCGCGCAGGCGCGGCGCGCCGGAGACCGCGGTCCGCTACTTCCGGCGGGCGCTGCTGGACTCGCCGCCGGATGACGGCCGCCGCGCGGAACTGCTGCTGGAGCTGGCCGCCACCGAGCTGGACGCCTGGCCCGCGGCGGCCAAACAGCACCTGGTGCAGGCCGCCCGGCTGCTGCCGGATGACCGCAGCCGGGCCGAGGCACTGTCCTGGATGCCGTTGCGGGTCTCCGGCTACGACCCGCAGCTGGCCGAGCTGCTGCGCGAGGTGCGCGGCAGGCTCGGCCCGGAATGCGCGCTCAGCGGGCACGAGCGAAACGTGGCGTTGCGGCTGGAAGCGCGCTGGCGGCAGGCCGGGATGACCGACGGCAAACTGCTGGCCACGGCGGGAAACCGGTTGCGGGAGCTGGGTTTTGACGGCAGCCGGGCCTGTCCGGCCGAGCGCGAGCTGCGGGTGGTGCTGCTGGAGGCGGTGACGCTGACCGGGGAGGTGCACTGCGCCGAGGTGGCCAGGATGGCCCGCCAGATCGTCGCGCAGGTGCCCGCCAGCTCGGTGCAGATCAGCTCGTTCATGCAGATCCTGCCCGCGGTGCTGCTGGCCGCCGACCAGGGCGACGCGGCCTCCTCCTGGCTGGAGGCGGTGCTGGCGCACACCCGCAGGCCCGCGCCGCCGGCGTTCCAGTCCCTGGTGCAGGCGCAGCTCGCCTTCACCCTGCTGGGCCGGGGCGAGGTGGCCAGGGCCAAGGAGACCGCGATCAACGCGGTGGACCTGGTCGGCGGGGACACCCAGGAGATGATCGTGACCTCGGCGCTGGCGCTGGGCGCGGTCGCCATGGTCACCCGCGACGTGGAGCTGGCCAAGCGGGCGCTGGAGATCACCGGTTCGGAGACCGACCTGCGGATGTACACGTTGCGGCGCACCATGCGCGGCGCGCTGGCCGAGGGCGCCGGTGACCACGAGGGCGCGCTGGCCCAGGTGCTCGACGGCGGCAACCGGCTGGAGCGGGCGGGCTGGCGCAACCAGGCGGTGCTGCCCTGGCTGTGCCTGGCCGCCGGGCTGCACCACCGGCTCGGGCAGCGGAGCGAGGCGGTCGCGCTGGCCGAGGAGCACCTGCGCCGGGCGGTGGCCTGGGGCTCGCCCAACGGGATCGGCCGGGCCAGCCACGTGCTCGGCCTGCTCACCCCCGGCCCGCGCGGGATCGAGCACCTGCGCCAGGCCGCGGAGACCTTCCGGCAGACCGGCAACCGCACCGAGCTGTCCTGGACGCTGCGGCGGCTGGGCAAGCGGATGCGCACCACCTCACCGGCTGAGGGGGAGCGGGTGCTGGCGCACGGGATGCGGCTGGCCGAGCAGCTCCTGGAGTCCTCAGGGGCAGAAGAAAGCGTCCTGACGAGAACTCGCCAGCGTCCCGACCCGGTGCTCAGCCCGAGCACTCCGGCCTCGGTTTCGCGGCTGACCAGGACCGAGGCGACGGTGGCCGAGCTGGCCGTGCGCGGCCTGGGCAACCACGAGATCGCGACCCGGCTGGAGATCAGCCGCAGGGCCGTGGAGAAGCACCTGACCAGCTCTTATCGCAAGCTGGGCATCGAGCGGCGGGCACAGCTCGCGGACGCGCTCAGGGTGGCCGCGCGACCCTCCGGCGGACCGGTCGGCTGA
- a CDS encoding PAS domain-containing protein, producing MSADVAATALHESVSGMRKVDDAQEIVRSLFDQSGICVATLDSSLRVIEANAKLLRLFGRSAGDTCGRTFVELLHASVRESVTQGLGRLLDGQKTRFTSQIAGLRSGEPDFSGELTGVAVAGEGGKVQRIMVIVRPEASDRSGHMLSSSRKLLTDMDARILEGVAAGISTVQLASMLHLSRGGVEYHVTTLLRRLKAKNRPALVSKAYSMGLFGVGSWPPRVLPSYVK from the coding sequence ATGAGTGCTGACGTGGCGGCGACGGCTTTGCATGAGTCGGTTAGCGGAATGCGGAAGGTTGACGACGCGCAGGAAATAGTCAGGTCTCTCTTCGACCAGTCCGGAATCTGTGTGGCGACGCTGGACTCGTCACTCCGGGTCATCGAGGCCAACGCGAAGCTCCTTCGTCTCTTTGGCAGGTCTGCGGGCGACACCTGCGGGCGAACGTTCGTGGAGCTGCTGCACGCCAGCGTGCGGGAAAGCGTCACGCAGGGCCTCGGCCGACTGCTCGACGGGCAGAAGACCCGGTTCACCAGCCAGATCGCGGGCCTGCGCAGCGGCGAGCCGGACTTCAGCGGTGAGCTGACCGGGGTGGCGGTGGCAGGCGAGGGTGGCAAGGTGCAGCGCATCATGGTCATCGTGCGCCCGGAGGCCAGCGACCGCAGTGGTCACATGCTGTCATCGAGCCGGAAGCTGCTCACGGACATGGACGCGCGCATTCTGGAAGGCGTGGCGGCCGGGATTTCCACCGTGCAGCTCGCCTCCATGCTCCACCTGAGCCGGGGCGGCGTCGAATACCACGTGACCACGCTGTTGCGCCGGTTGAAGGCGAAGAACCGTCCCGCGCTGGTTTCCAAGGCGTATTCTATGGGCCTGTTCGGGGTGGGTTCGTGGCCACCCCGGGTGCTGCCCAGCTACGTCAAGTGA